A single genomic interval of Lathyrus oleraceus cultivar Zhongwan6 chromosome 7, CAAS_Psat_ZW6_1.0, whole genome shotgun sequence harbors:
- the LOC127100567 gene encoding chaperone protein dnaJ 20, chloroplastic, with the protein MRCYGLSIPGSDHRFFLPTLTPSVSLRPTTTVPVNRLTFGSSFPKLKATFNDGVVTEKLSFYDLLGIPVSGSLNDIKSAYKQLARKYHPDVSPPDRVEEYTKKFIQVHEAYETLSDPSRRIMYDQDMARGVNLAFNARKRYNHSDQGNEQKDEWKIRWQSQLSGLKRRSDSKVAAENMSWAARMRQQKEEM; encoded by the exons ATGCGTTGTTATGGCTTATCAATCCCCGGAAGCGACCATCGCTTCTTCCTTCCAACACTTACTCCGTCAGTATCCCTCCGGCCGACGACAACTGTGCCGGTAAACCGTTTAACATTCGGATCAAGTTTTCCGAAACTGAAAGCCACCTTCAACGACGGCGTTGTGACGGAGAAATTGAGTTTCTACGATCTTCTAGGGATTCCCGTATCTGGTTCGTTGAATGATATCAAATCTGCTTATAAACAACTTGCGAGAAAGTATCATCCTGACGTTTCGCCACCGGACCGGGTTGAAGAGTATACGAAAAAGTTTATTCAGGTTCATGAGGCTTATGAGACGTTATCGGATCCTTCAAGGAGAATCATGTATGATCAGGATATGGCTAGAGGCGTGAATCTCGCTTTCAACGCTCGGAAACGCTATAATCACTCCGATCAG GGGAATGAACAAAAAGACGAATGGAAAATCCGTTGGCAATCTCAACTCTCTGGTCTGAAGAGAAGAAGTGACAGCAAGGTTGCTGCTGAGAACATGTCATGGGCTGCTCGAATGCGCCAGCAGAAGGAGGAAATGTGA